The proteins below come from a single Rhodococcus sp. WMMA185 genomic window:
- a CDS encoding ABC transporter ATP-binding protein, producing MSTHATAARAVELSKTYGTGDTRVRALATVSVEFARGEFTAIMGPSGSGKSTLMHCLAGLDSASSGSVLIGDTELTTLSDKQMTQLRRDRIGFVFQAFNLVPTLTALENITLPLDIAGRKPDAAWLGSVLTRLGLQDRLDHRPGELSGGQQQRVACARALAGRPEIIFGDEPTGNLDSHSSGEVLSILRAAVDEFDQTVVIVTHDPRAAAYADRVVFLADGKIVDEMREPTAESVLDRMKRLDTPATAAVAV from the coding sequence ATGAGCACGCATGCCACTGCTGCCCGTGCGGTCGAGCTGTCGAAGACCTACGGCACGGGAGACACCCGAGTCCGCGCGTTGGCCACGGTATCCGTCGAGTTCGCTCGGGGGGAGTTCACCGCCATCATGGGCCCTTCGGGGTCTGGGAAATCGACCTTGATGCACTGCCTCGCGGGGCTGGACTCCGCAAGTTCGGGGTCTGTGCTCATCGGTGACACCGAGCTGACCACCCTCTCGGACAAACAGATGACGCAACTGCGCCGTGACCGGATCGGTTTCGTGTTCCAGGCGTTCAACCTGGTTCCGACCCTGACCGCGCTCGAGAACATCACGCTGCCGCTCGACATCGCGGGCCGCAAGCCGGACGCCGCGTGGCTGGGCAGCGTGCTCACCAGGCTGGGGCTGCAGGACCGCCTCGACCACCGTCCGGGTGAGTTGTCCGGCGGGCAACAGCAAAGGGTCGCGTGCGCCCGCGCCCTCGCCGGCCGCCCGGAGATCATCTTCGGTGACGAACCCACCGGAAACCTCGACTCCCACTCGTCGGGCGAGGTGCTGTCGATCCTTCGCGCCGCGGTCGACGAGTTCGACCAGACCGTCGTCATCGTCACCCACGACCCCCGCGCGGCGGCGTACGCCGACCGAGTGGTGTTCCTCGCCGACGGCAAGATCGTCGACGAGATGCGCGAGCCGACCGCCGAATCGGTGCTCGATCGAATGAAGCGGCTCGATACCCCCGCGACCGCGGCCGTGGCGGTCTGA
- a CDS encoding ABC transporter permease gives MATTSSAPMRKVSLRNLAAHKVRLALTVLSVVLGTAFVAGSFVFTDTLQRTFDSITETTAQGVDVRVSSAEEDSSGLPLTDLDILTRVEGVQAVAPAVSGQIVLIGSDGAAVQTGAPSIGQSYLPPGQAIGEPENYVEGSPPTQVGQIAVNTGAAEQAQLAVGDTTKVLVPARGMIDVTVSGIYDPGSHTGGFIGASFVDSQARELFTDGKHVEYIDVAGNGVSQAELRDRIAQALPGVKAQTGDEVRAEAKAVVTEDLEFVNYFLLAFGAIALLVGTFIIYNTFSMIVAQRLRELALLRAIGAGRRQVGRSVVLEALVIGVIGSVIGLFAGTGLAYGLQALLNSFDVGLPEGPLQLEPRTVVVTLVLGVLVTTISAYAPARRASKVPPVAAMREEFASSRDSLHVRTSAGVALAVLGVAGLLIGAQGTGGAAATIVGAGALALILAVLFAAPALSRPVVGALGTVFAKPFGPVGRLARTNAVRNPRRTAATAFALTLGLMLVSVIGMFGSSAKASVNKLVDVGVTADYVLTGPAQIGVPSGVAAAVRNLADVQSSVASRVPVRVTIDGEKEQGASFDGSLEGVLDYRLVEGSADLTGNHMTVSQTTADEKGWTVGTTVPMTSADGRVVTPEVIGIFEDNQIVGPWMVSDEVYREAMPAATLPDLFVLIDARPGTDLAQLRGELESATKRFVVVQVQDLEEFKGAQAEQIDTVMGVLYGLLALAVVIAILGIVNTLALSVVERRREIGMLRAVGMQRTQMRRTIYLESMLIAVFGAGVGVILGIAFGWGFVSTLKEEGLDQVAVPWGQVVAMLLGSGVVGVFAALWPAIRAARTRPLEAIADL, from the coding sequence ATGGCGACCACATCCAGCGCTCCGATGCGCAAGGTGTCGCTGCGGAATCTCGCGGCTCACAAGGTCCGGCTGGCGCTGACCGTGTTGTCGGTGGTGCTCGGGACGGCGTTCGTCGCGGGTTCCTTCGTCTTCACCGACACACTCCAGAGAACCTTCGACTCGATCACAGAGACCACGGCTCAGGGTGTCGACGTCCGGGTATCGAGCGCCGAGGAAGACTCGAGTGGCCTTCCTCTGACGGACCTCGACATCCTCACCCGGGTGGAGGGCGTCCAGGCCGTAGCCCCCGCCGTGAGCGGACAGATCGTTCTGATCGGCTCGGATGGCGCCGCAGTCCAGACCGGGGCGCCGAGTATCGGCCAGTCGTATCTGCCGCCGGGCCAGGCAATCGGCGAACCCGAAAACTATGTCGAGGGGTCCCCGCCTACTCAGGTCGGCCAGATCGCCGTCAACACCGGCGCCGCCGAACAGGCACAGCTGGCGGTCGGCGATACCACCAAGGTGCTTGTGCCTGCCCGGGGAATGATCGACGTCACTGTCTCCGGCATCTACGACCCCGGCAGTCACACCGGTGGATTCATCGGGGCTTCGTTTGTCGACTCACAGGCCCGCGAGTTGTTCACCGACGGGAAGCACGTCGAGTACATCGACGTCGCGGGCAACGGTGTGTCCCAAGCGGAGCTACGGGACCGGATCGCGCAGGCGCTACCGGGCGTGAAGGCGCAAACCGGCGACGAAGTCCGCGCGGAAGCCAAAGCCGTGGTGACGGAAGACCTCGAGTTCGTCAACTACTTCCTGCTTGCGTTCGGTGCGATCGCGCTGCTGGTCGGCACCTTCATCATCTACAACACCTTCTCGATGATCGTCGCCCAGCGACTGCGGGAGCTGGCACTGCTGCGCGCGATCGGCGCCGGGCGTAGGCAGGTGGGCCGGTCGGTGGTCCTCGAAGCCCTCGTCATCGGTGTGATCGGGAGTGTCATCGGCCTCTTCGCGGGGACCGGCCTCGCCTACGGTCTGCAGGCACTGCTGAACTCGTTCGACGTCGGTCTGCCCGAGGGACCATTGCAGCTCGAGCCCCGCACGGTCGTGGTCACGCTCGTACTAGGGGTCCTGGTGACCACGATCAGCGCCTACGCACCGGCACGGCGGGCGTCGAAGGTCCCACCGGTGGCCGCGATGCGTGAGGAGTTCGCCTCCTCTCGAGATTCCCTGCACGTGCGGACCAGCGCCGGCGTGGCCCTCGCCGTACTCGGTGTGGCAGGCCTCCTCATAGGCGCACAGGGCACCGGGGGTGCCGCTGCGACGATCGTCGGGGCGGGCGCGCTGGCATTGATCCTGGCGGTGCTGTTCGCGGCCCCCGCCTTGTCTCGACCTGTGGTCGGGGCACTCGGCACGGTGTTCGCGAAGCCGTTCGGCCCGGTGGGCCGTTTGGCACGCACGAATGCGGTGCGGAACCCGCGCCGCACCGCTGCGACCGCTTTCGCGCTGACTCTCGGGCTGATGCTCGTCTCCGTGATCGGCATGTTCGGATCGTCCGCCAAGGCCAGTGTGAACAAGCTGGTGGACGTCGGTGTGACCGCGGACTACGTGTTGACGGGACCCGCTCAGATCGGAGTACCGAGTGGCGTAGCTGCTGCGGTGCGAAACCTCGCCGACGTGCAGAGTTCGGTTGCGTCGCGGGTACCGGTGCGAGTGACGATCGACGGCGAGAAGGAGCAGGGTGCGTCGTTCGACGGTTCACTGGAAGGCGTGCTCGACTATCGGCTCGTCGAAGGGTCTGCGGACCTCACTGGTAATCACATGACCGTGTCGCAGACGACCGCGGACGAGAAGGGCTGGACGGTGGGCACGACCGTGCCGATGACCAGCGCGGACGGTAGGGTCGTGACCCCCGAGGTGATCGGGATCTTCGAGGACAACCAAATCGTCGGGCCGTGGATGGTCTCGGACGAGGTGTACCGCGAGGCGATGCCGGCGGCTACCCTTCCGGATCTCTTCGTTCTGATCGATGCCAGGCCGGGAACCGATCTCGCGCAGCTACGCGGCGAACTCGAGTCGGCGACCAAACGGTTCGTCGTCGTTCAGGTGCAGGACCTCGAGGAGTTCAAGGGTGCGCAGGCCGAGCAGATCGACACCGTCATGGGGGTTCTGTACGGGCTTCTCGCGCTGGCGGTCGTGATCGCGATTCTCGGTATCGTCAACACGCTCGCGTTGTCGGTGGTGGAGCGACGTCGTGAGATCGGCATGCTTCGCGCGGTCGGGATGCAGCGGACGCAGATGCGGCGCACGATCTATCTGGAGTCGATGCTCATCGCGGTGTTCGGTGCCGGCGTCGGAGTGATACTCGGCATCGCGTTCGGGTGGGGCTTCGTCAGCACCTTGAAGGAAGAGGGGCTCGATCAGGTGGCGGTGCCGTGGGGGCAGGTGGTTGCGATGCTTCTCGGGTCCGGTGTGGTCGGCGTGTTTGCCGCTCTCTGGCCTGCGATCCGTGCGGCCCGCACCCGGCCGCTCGAAGCCATCGCCGATCTCTGA
- a CDS encoding ABC transporter ATP-binding protein has translation MSKHSPAVAARAVELSKSYGTGDTQVHALSAVSVDFSRGEFTAIMGPSGSGKSTLMHCLAGLDSADSGSVLIGGTELTALTDKQMTQLRRDRIGFVFQAFNLVPTLTALENITLPLDIAGRKPDSAWLDSVLTRLGLKDRLDHRPGELSGGQQQRVACARALAGQPEIIFGDEPTGNLDSKSSGEVLSILRAAVDEFDQTVVIVTHDPRAAAYADRVVFLADGKIVDELLEPTADSVLDTMKRLDEPGSEPRLDRSASESVGAHALSSDSAV, from the coding sequence ATGAGCAAGCATTCCCCTGCTGTCGCTGCCCGAGCTGTCGAATTGTCGAAGTCGTACGGCACCGGCGACACCCAGGTCCACGCGCTCAGCGCTGTGTCGGTGGACTTCTCCCGGGGTGAATTCACCGCGATCATGGGTCCGTCCGGATCAGGGAAATCGACGCTGATGCATTGCCTGGCAGGACTCGACTCGGCTGATTCGGGTTCGGTGCTCATCGGCGGCACCGAGTTGACAGCGCTGACGGACAAGCAGATGACACAGTTGCGGCGTGACCGAATCGGATTTGTGTTCCAGGCGTTCAACCTGGTTCCCACCCTGACCGCGCTCGAGAACATCACGCTGCCGCTCGACATCGCGGGCCGCAAGCCGGACTCCGCCTGGCTCGACAGCGTGCTCACCAGGTTGGGACTGAAGGACCGCCTCGATCACCGTCCGGGAGAGCTGTCCGGGGGTCAGCAGCAGCGGGTGGCGTGCGCCCGTGCTCTGGCGGGCCAGCCGGAAATCATCTTCGGTGACGAGCCCACCGGCAATCTCGATTCGAAGTCCTCCGGGGAGGTGTTGTCGATTCTTCGGGCGGCAGTCGACGAGTTCGACCAGACCGTCGTCATCGTCACCCACGATCCGCGGGCTGCGGCGTACGCCGACCGAGTGGTGTTCCTCGCCGATGGCAAGATCGTGGACGAGCTCCTCGAGCCCACAGCCGATTCGGTTCTCGACACCATGAAACGACTTGACGAGCCTGGATCGGAACCACGACTCGACAGGAGTGCGTCGGAATCGGTCGGGGCACATGCCCTCTCGTCGGACTCGGCGGTCTGA
- a CDS encoding ABC transporter permease produces MASTSSAPMRKVSLRNLAAHKVRLALTVLSVVLGTAFVAGSFVFTDTLQKTFDSIFENTAQGVDVRVSPEDHHSSGVPLTDVDTISGLPGVRAVAPAVSGQIVLIDSDGAAVQTGGAPSIGQSYLPPGQAIGEQDDFVQGSPPAEAGQIAVNVAAAERANLAVGDTTEVLVPARGVLDFTVSGIYDTGTDTGGFIGASFVDSQARELFTDGEHVDYIDVAGAGISPTQLRDEIAMALPDAKVQTGDEVREETEAQVTQALSFLNYFLLAFGAIALLVGTFIIYNTFSMIVAQRLRELALLRAIGAGRKQVGRSVVFEALVVGVIGSVLGIAAGVGLAYGLRALLNSFDVGLPDGPLQVGPRTILIALVVGVVVTTISAYVPAQRASMVPPVAAMRQEFASTGDSLHVRTVAGAVLGALGVVGLVIGSQGSGKGAAVVVGFGALGLILAVVFAAPALSRPVVGALGALLAKPFGPVGHLARTNAVRNPRRTAATAFALTLGLMLVSVIGVFGASAKASVNELVDAGVSADFVLSGPQQIGVPSGVAPAVRNLADVQSAVAVHGVRVTVDGEEEQGVSLDGPPEGVLDYRLVEGSANFTGNQMIVSQTTADEKGWTVGTTVPMTSADGQVVNTQVTGVFADNPLLGPWMVSDEVYREVMPAATLPDLFVLVDAKPGTDLAQLRGELESATKRFVVVQVQDREEYKGAQGQQIDAILAILYGLLALAVVIAILGIVNTLALSVVERRREIGMLRAVGMQRTQMRRTIYLESMLIAVFGAGVGVILGIAFGWGFVSTLKEEGLDQVAVPWGQVVAMLLGSGVVGVFAALWPASRAARTRPLEAIADA; encoded by the coding sequence ATGGCGTCAACCTCGAGCGCTCCCATGCGCAAGGTGTCCTTGCGCAACCTGGCGGCACACAAGGTCCGGCTGGCGTTGACGGTGCTGTCCGTCGTTCTCGGCACCGCGTTCGTCGCGGGTTCCTTCGTCTTCACCGACACGCTCCAGAAGACGTTCGACTCGATCTTCGAGAACACCGCGCAGGGTGTCGACGTCCGAGTCTCGCCGGAAGACCACCACTCCAGCGGTGTTCCGCTGACTGACGTCGACACCATCTCCGGCCTTCCCGGTGTTCGCGCTGTGGCACCGGCTGTCAGCGGGCAGATCGTTCTGATCGACTCCGATGGCGCGGCGGTCCAAACGGGCGGAGCACCGAGTATCGGCCAGTCGTACCTGCCGCCGGGGCAGGCAATCGGCGAACAAGACGATTTCGTCCAGGGATCCCCGCCTGCCGAGGCCGGCCAGATCGCCGTCAACGTCGCTGCCGCCGAACGGGCGAATCTCGCGGTCGGTGACACCACGGAGGTCCTCGTACCGGCACGGGGTGTACTCGACTTCACCGTTTCCGGCATCTATGACACCGGCACTGACACGGGTGGATTCATCGGGGCTTCGTTCGTCGATTCACAGGCACGTGAATTGTTCACCGACGGTGAGCACGTCGATTACATCGATGTCGCCGGGGCCGGAATCTCGCCGACGCAGCTGCGCGACGAGATCGCCATGGCACTTCCCGACGCCAAGGTGCAGACCGGGGACGAGGTGCGAGAGGAGACCGAGGCGCAGGTGACACAGGCGCTGAGTTTTCTCAACTACTTCCTGCTCGCGTTCGGTGCGATCGCTCTGCTCGTCGGCACATTCATCATTTACAACACGTTCTCGATGATTGTCGCGCAGCGGTTGCGCGAACTCGCGCTCCTGCGCGCGATCGGCGCCGGCCGCAAGCAGGTGGGTCGGTCGGTGGTCTTCGAAGCCCTCGTCGTCGGGGTGATCGGGAGTGTGCTCGGTATCGCTGCGGGCGTCGGCTTGGCCTACGGTCTGCGCGCACTGTTGAATTCGTTCGACGTGGGTTTGCCCGACGGGCCATTGCAGGTCGGCCCCCGTACGATTCTCATCGCTCTCGTGGTCGGTGTGGTGGTGACGACGATCAGTGCGTACGTACCCGCCCAGCGCGCATCCATGGTTCCCCCCGTCGCGGCGATGCGACAGGAGTTCGCCTCCACGGGAGATTCACTGCACGTACGCACGGTTGCGGGAGCTGTGCTGGGCGCCCTCGGCGTCGTCGGACTCGTCATCGGTTCCCAGGGTTCGGGCAAGGGCGCAGCCGTTGTCGTCGGCTTCGGGGCGCTCGGCCTGATCCTGGCCGTGGTATTCGCCGCTCCCGCGCTGTCTCGACCGGTAGTCGGGGCGCTCGGTGCACTGCTGGCGAAGCCGTTCGGTCCGGTGGGGCACCTCGCTCGCACCAATGCGGTCCGGAATCCGCGTCGCACCGCTGCAACGGCATTCGCGTTGACCCTCGGGTTAATGCTCGTCTCGGTCATCGGTGTGTTCGGTGCGTCCGCGAAGGCCAGCGTGAACGAACTGGTGGACGCCGGTGTGAGCGCCGACTTCGTGCTGTCGGGACCTCAACAGATCGGAGTTCCCAGCGGCGTAGCACCGGCGGTGCGGAACCTTGCCGACGTGCAGAGCGCGGTCGCGGTGCATGGTGTACGAGTGACGGTCGACGGCGAGGAGGAGCAGGGCGTCTCCCTGGACGGTCCACCGGAGGGCGTGCTCGACTACAGACTCGTCGAAGGGTCCGCGAACTTCACCGGCAACCAAATGATCGTGTCGCAGACGACCGCGGACGAGAAGGGCTGGACGGTGGGCACGACCGTGCCGATGACCAGCGCGGACGGCCAAGTCGTGAATACCCAGGTGACCGGAGTCTTCGCGGACAACCCACTGCTGGGGCCCTGGATGGTGTCGGACGAGGTATACCGCGAGGTGATGCCGGCGGCCACCCTTCCGGATCTCTTCGTTCTGGTCGACGCGAAGCCGGGAACCGATCTCGCGCAGCTACGCGGTGAACTCGAGTCGGCGACCAAACGGTTCGTCGTCGTCCAGGTACAGGACCGGGAGGAGTACAAGGGAGCACAGGGGCAGCAGATCGACGCCATCCTGGCGATCCTGTACGGGCTTCTCGCCCTCGCGGTCGTGATCGCGATTCTCGGTATCGTCAACACGCTCGCGTTGTCGGTGGTGGAGCGACGTCGTGAGATCGGCATGCTTCGCGCGGTCGGGATGCAGCGGACGCAGATGCGGCGCACGATCTATCTGGAGTCGATGCTCATCGCGGTGTTCGGTGCCGGCGTCGGAGTGATACTCGGTATCGCGTTCGGGTGGGGCTTCGTCAGCACCTTGAAGGAAGAGGGGCTCGATCAGGTGGCGGTGCCGTGGGGGCAGGTGGTTGCGATGCTTCTCGGGTCCGGTGTGGTCGGCGTGTTTGCCGCTCTCTGGCCTGCGAGCCGTGCGGCCCGCACCCGGCCGCTCGAGGCCATCGCCGATGCCTGA
- a CDS encoding NAD(P)/FAD-dependent oxidoreductase, translating into MQRIVIVGAGLAGLRTAEELRRAGYDGELVLVGGEPHLPYDRPPLSKEVLRGERSETTLKPREFFDEKNIELRLGVEAVSVDAERRVVCLADRTQLDYDELVVATGLVPRRIPGLQDLAGVHVLRSIDESLALRGDLAEGKRALIVGAGFIGCELAASMRAGGLDVVLVEPQPAPLASVLGEEIGGLVARLHRAEGVELRSGVGLTSLRGTDRVTGAVLGDGSEVQVDVVAIGVGSLPVTEWLEGSGVELDNGVVCDGVGRTTVPHIWAVGDVAAWQLQVGDRRRVEHWSNAGEQAKILAGALTGTGDDNRVAQVPYFWSDQYDIKIQALGTVAPTDEVHVIKDDGRKFLAYYEREGKLVGVVGGGMAGGVMKMRGKIAAGTPIGEVLEAASA; encoded by the coding sequence GTGCAGAGAATTGTGATCGTGGGCGCGGGCCTGGCTGGATTACGCACGGCCGAGGAACTGCGGCGGGCCGGATATGACGGTGAGTTGGTTCTCGTCGGTGGTGAGCCACATCTGCCCTACGACCGGCCGCCACTGTCCAAGGAGGTGTTGCGCGGCGAGCGCAGCGAGACCACACTCAAGCCGCGTGAATTCTTCGACGAGAAGAATATCGAGCTACGTCTCGGTGTCGAGGCCGTGTCCGTCGACGCCGAACGTCGCGTCGTGTGCCTCGCCGACCGCACCCAACTCGACTATGACGAACTGGTCGTCGCGACGGGTCTTGTGCCGCGCCGGATCCCGGGACTGCAGGATCTGGCTGGGGTCCACGTCCTGCGCTCGATCGACGAGAGCCTCGCCCTGCGCGGCGATCTTGCCGAGGGCAAGCGCGCGTTGATCGTCGGCGCGGGTTTCATAGGCTGCGAACTGGCGGCGAGCATGCGGGCCGGTGGACTCGACGTGGTGCTGGTGGAACCTCAGCCGGCGCCCTTGGCATCCGTGCTGGGGGAGGAGATCGGGGGTCTGGTCGCCCGGTTGCACCGTGCGGAGGGCGTCGAACTTCGATCCGGTGTGGGACTGACGTCACTGCGCGGTACCGACCGAGTTACCGGGGCCGTCCTCGGTGACGGCAGTGAAGTCCAGGTCGATGTCGTGGCAATCGGCGTCGGATCGCTGCCGGTCACCGAATGGCTCGAAGGTTCGGGCGTCGAACTCGACAACGGCGTGGTCTGCGACGGCGTCGGGCGCACGACCGTTCCACACATCTGGGCAGTCGGCGACGTGGCGGCGTGGCAGTTGCAGGTGGGCGATCGCAGGCGCGTGGAGCACTGGAGCAACGCCGGCGAGCAGGCCAAGATTTTGGCCGGAGCGCTGACCGGGACCGGCGACGACAATCGCGTGGCTCAGGTGCCGTACTTCTGGAGCGACCAGTACGACATCAAGATTCAGGCGCTGGGCACTGTCGCACCTACCGACGAGGTACACGTGATCAAGGACGACGGTCGCAAGTTCCTTGCCTACTACGAGCGCGAGGGGAAGCTGGTGGGTGTCGTCGGAGGTGGAATGGCGGGTGGGGTCATGAAGATGCGCGGAAAGATCGCGGCCGGAACCCCGATCGGTGAGGTCCTCGAAGCTGCGTCCGCGTAG
- a CDS encoding glutamate racemase, with the protein MIVALIDSGLGMLPTSARLRLRRPDLDLILALDPDGAPWGPKSGRWVIDRVLATVKLTLDRGADVIVLPCNTASVTALEHVREFVGPQVPVIGTVPAIKPAAAACESVAVWATEATTASRYQADLIERFGNGSSVVAVACHGLADAIDLGEREAATAAIVSAVARTPEDVGGVVLGCTHYPLMADEIAEKLPTGVRLFDSAEAVASQTLRRIDALGRPSTGKGRVEVLLSGRPGRLPPSAEVFPAGRLLSEGNTQPS; encoded by the coding sequence GTGATCGTTGCGCTCATCGACTCGGGTCTCGGCATGCTGCCGACGTCGGCGCGGCTTCGTTTGCGCAGACCCGACCTGGATCTGATTCTCGCTCTGGACCCAGACGGGGCCCCGTGGGGTCCGAAATCGGGGCGGTGGGTGATCGATCGTGTCCTCGCGACCGTGAAGTTGACGCTCGACCGTGGTGCGGATGTGATCGTGCTGCCGTGCAACACGGCGAGTGTCACCGCGCTCGAGCATGTCCGAGAATTCGTCGGACCGCAGGTTCCGGTCATCGGTACGGTTCCCGCGATCAAACCTGCTGCGGCGGCATGTGAGTCTGTGGCGGTGTGGGCGACCGAGGCGACGACTGCGAGTCGATATCAGGCAGATCTCATCGAGCGTTTCGGCAACGGAAGTTCTGTGGTGGCTGTCGCGTGCCACGGCCTCGCCGATGCCATCGATCTCGGCGAACGGGAGGCGGCCACCGCGGCCATCGTCTCGGCTGTCGCACGCACACCCGAGGACGTGGGAGGGGTGGTGCTTGGGTGTACGCACTACCCGCTGATGGCTGACGAGATCGCGGAGAAGCTCCCGACCGGGGTGCGACTGTTCGACAGCGCCGAAGCGGTGGCATCGCAGACGCTTCGTCGCATCGACGCGCTCGGCCGTCCGAGTACCGGTAAGGGCAGAGTCGAGGTCCTGCTCAGTGGCCGACCGGGACGTCTGCCGCCGAGCGCTGAAGTCTTCCCAGCCGGGCGGTTGCTGTCCGAAGGAAACACTCAGCCGAGTTGA